One genomic window of Sphingomonas ginsengisoli An et al. 2013 includes the following:
- the tuf gene encoding elongation factor Tu, producing the protein MAKAKFERNKPHCNIGTIGHVDHGKTSLTAAITKVLAKTGGGVAVDFANIDKAPEERERGITISTAHVEYETANRHYAHVDCPGHADYVKNMITGAAQMDGAILVVSAADGPMPQTKEHILLAAQVGVPTMVVFLNKVDQVDDPELLELVELEIREELSKRGFDGDNIPIVSGSALAVLEDSNEEIGEKAILKLMQAVDDWIPQPERPLDKPFLMPIEDVFSISGRGTVVTGRVETGIVKVGEEVEIVGIKDTKKTVVTGVEMFRKLLDQGQAGDNIGALIRGVGREEVERGQVLCKPGSITPHTDFQAEVYVLSKDEGGRHTPFFANYRPQFYFRTTDVTGEVQLPEGTEMVMPGDNVSLGVKLIAPIAMDTGLRFAIREGGRTVGAGVVGNITK; encoded by the coding sequence ATGGCGAAGGCGAAATTCGAGCGGAACAAGCCGCACTGCAACATCGGGACCATCGGTCACGTTGACCATGGCAAGACCTCGCTGACGGCGGCGATCACCAAGGTGCTCGCCAAGACCGGCGGTGGTGTTGCGGTTGACTTCGCGAACATCGACAAGGCGCCGGAAGAGCGCGAGCGCGGCATCACCATCTCGACGGCGCACGTCGAGTATGAGACCGCCAACCGCCACTATGCGCACGTCGATTGCCCCGGCCACGCCGACTATGTGAAGAACATGATCACCGGCGCGGCGCAGATGGACGGCGCGATCCTGGTCGTGTCGGCTGCCGACGGCCCGATGCCGCAGACCAAGGAGCACATCCTGCTCGCGGCGCAGGTCGGCGTTCCGACCATGGTCGTGTTCCTCAACAAGGTCGACCAGGTCGACGATCCCGAGCTGCTCGAGCTGGTCGAGCTCGAAATCCGCGAGGAGCTTTCCAAGCGCGGCTTCGACGGCGACAACATTCCGATCGTCTCGGGTTCGGCGCTGGCCGTCCTCGAGGACAGCAACGAGGAAATCGGAGAGAAGGCGATCCTCAAGCTGATGCAGGCCGTCGACGACTGGATCCCGCAGCCGGAGCGTCCGCTCGACAAGCCGTTCCTGATGCCGATCGAGGACGTGTTCTCGATCTCGGGCCGCGGCACCGTGGTCACCGGCCGCGTCGAGACCGGCATCGTCAAGGTCGGCGAGGAAGTCGAGATCGTCGGCATCAAGGACACCAAGAAGACCGTCGTCACCGGCGTCGAGATGTTCCGCAAGCTGCTCGATCAGGGCCAGGCCGGCGACAACATCGGTGCGCTGATCCGCGGCGTCGGCCGTGAAGAGGTCGAGCGTGGCCAGGTGCTCTGCAAGCCGGGCTCGATCACGCCGCACACCGACTTCCAGGCCGAGGTGTACGTCCTCAGCAAGGACGAGGGTGGCCGTCACACGCCGTTCTTCGCCAACTACCGTCCGCAGTTCTACTTCCGGACCACGGACGTCACCGGCGAAGTCCAGCTCCCCGAGGGCACCGAGATGGTCATGCCGGGCGACAACGTGTCGCTGGGCGTGAAGCTGATCGCCCCGATCGCCATGGACACCGGTCTGCGCTTCGCGATCCGCGAAGGCGGCCGCACCGTCGGCGCCGGCGTGGTGGGCAACATCACCAAGTAA
- the fusA gene encoding elongation factor G translates to MARSHPLDRYRNIGIMAHIDAGKTTTTERILYYTGKSYKIGEVHEGTATMDWMEQEQERGITITSAATTCVWRAAEGKGEEHRINIIDTPGHVDFTIEVERSLRVLDGAVACFDGVAGVEPQSETVWRQADKYGVPRMCFVNKLDRTGANFEFCVQSIIDRLGARPAVLYLPIGIEGGFKGLVDLVENRAIIWLEESLGAKFEYQEIPDDLKDKAAEARTNLIEIAVEQDDAAMEAYLEGTEPDTATLKALIRKGTLNMAFVPVVCGSAFKNKGVQPLLDAVVDYLPSPLDVPAIKGVLPNGDEDTRPSDDAAPFAALAFKIMNDPFVGTLTFARIYSGKLETASQVVNSVKDKKEKVGRMLLMHANEREDIQIAYAGDIVALAGLKDTTTGDTLCAINAPIILERMEFPEPVIELSVEPKTKADQEKMGVALNRLAREDPSFRVSTDHESGQTIIKGMGELHLEILVDRMKREFKVEANVGAPQVAYREYLKKPVDVDYTHKKQSGGTGQFGRVKVKVTPGERGSGIVFKDEIKGGNIPKEFIPAIEKGFRETAATGSLVGFPIIDFDIVLYDGAYHDVDSSALAFEICARGAMREVAQKSGITLLEPVMKVEVVTPEDYLGDVIGDLNSRRGQIQGTDSRGNAQTVEAMVPLANMFGYVNALRSFTQGRASYSMQFSHYDEVPQNVADEVKAKLA, encoded by the coding sequence ATGGCCCGCAGCCATCCGCTCGACCGTTATCGCAATATCGGCATCATGGCGCACATCGACGCCGGCAAGACGACGACGACCGAGCGCATCCTTTATTACACCGGCAAGTCCTACAAGATCGGCGAGGTCCATGAGGGCACCGCCACCATGGACTGGATGGAGCAGGAGCAGGAGCGCGGGATCACGATCACGTCGGCCGCGACGACCTGCGTGTGGCGGGCCGCCGAAGGCAAGGGCGAAGAGCACCGCATCAACATCATCGACACCCCGGGCCACGTCGACTTCACCATCGAAGTCGAGCGTTCGCTGCGCGTGCTCGACGGTGCGGTCGCCTGCTTCGACGGCGTTGCCGGCGTCGAGCCGCAATCGGAGACCGTGTGGCGTCAGGCTGACAAATATGGCGTGCCGCGGATGTGCTTCGTCAACAAGCTCGACCGCACCGGCGCCAACTTCGAATTCTGCGTCCAGTCGATCATCGATCGCCTCGGCGCGCGTCCGGCGGTGCTCTATCTCCCGATCGGCATCGAGGGCGGCTTCAAGGGCCTCGTCGACCTGGTCGAGAATCGTGCCATCATCTGGCTCGAGGAGAGCCTGGGCGCCAAGTTCGAGTATCAGGAGATTCCGGACGACCTTAAGGACAAGGCCGCCGAGGCACGCACCAACCTCATCGAGATTGCCGTTGAGCAGGACGATGCGGCGATGGAGGCCTATCTCGAGGGCACCGAGCCCGACACCGCGACGCTCAAGGCGCTGATCCGCAAGGGCACGCTCAACATGGCGTTCGTGCCGGTCGTGTGCGGCTCGGCGTTCAAGAACAAGGGCGTGCAGCCCCTGCTCGACGCGGTGGTCGACTATCTGCCGAGCCCGCTCGACGTGCCGGCGATCAAGGGCGTCCTGCCCAACGGCGACGAGGACACCCGTCCGTCGGACGACGCGGCCCCGTTCGCGGCGCTGGCGTTCAAGATCATGAACGATCCCTTCGTCGGGACGCTGACCTTCGCGCGCATCTACTCGGGCAAGCTCGAAACTGCGTCGCAGGTCGTCAACAGCGTCAAGGATAAGAAGGAAAAGGTCGGCCGCATGCTGCTGATGCATGCGAACGAGCGCGAGGACATCCAGATCGCTTATGCGGGCGACATCGTCGCGCTGGCGGGTCTCAAGGACACCACCACCGGCGACACGCTTTGCGCGATCAACGCGCCGATCATCCTCGAGCGGATGGAATTCCCCGAGCCGGTGATCGAGCTGTCGGTCGAGCCCAAGACTAAGGCCGACCAGGAGAAGATGGGCGTCGCGCTCAATCGCCTGGCCCGCGAGGACCCCTCGTTCCGCGTCTCGACCGACCATGAGTCGGGTCAGACCATCATCAAGGGGATGGGCGAGCTCCACCTCGAGATCCTGGTCGATCGCATGAAGCGCGAGTTCAAGGTCGAGGCCAACGTCGGCGCTCCGCAGGTCGCGTATCGCGAATATCTGAAGAAGCCGGTCGACGTCGACTACACCCACAAGAAGCAGTCGGGCGGCACCGGCCAGTTCGGCCGCGTCAAGGTCAAGGTCACGCCGGGTGAGCGCGGTTCCGGGATCGTCTTCAAGGACGAGATCAAGGGCGGCAACATCCCCAAGGAGTTCATCCCGGCGATCGAGAAGGGCTTCCGCGAGACCGCGGCGACCGGTTCGCTGGTCGGCTTCCCGATCATCGACTTCGACATCGTGCTCTATGACGGCGCCTACCACGACGTCGACTCGTCGGCGCTGGCGTTCGAAATCTGTGCCCGCGGCGCAATGCGCGAAGTGGCTCAGAAGTCGGGCATCACGCTGCTCGAGCCGGTGATGAAGGTCGAGGTCGTCACTCCGGAGGACTATCTGGGCGACGTCATCGGCGACTTGAACAGCCGCCGCGGCCAGATCCAGGGCACCGACTCGCGCGGCAACGCGCAGACGGTCGAGGCGATGGTCCCGCTGGCCAACATGTTCGGCTACGTGAACGCGCTCCGCTCGTTCACCCAGGGCCGGGCGAGCTACTCGATGCAGTTCTCGCACTATGACGAAGTTCCGCAGAACGTGGCGGACGAGGTCAAGGCGAAGCTGGCGTAA
- the rpsG gene encoding 30S ribosomal protein S7, which translates to MSRRRRPEKREILPDPKFGDITLSKFMNSVMLDGKKSVAESIVYGALDNVEARLKREPIAVFHEALNNVRPGIEVRSRRVGGATYQVPVEVRDVRAQALAIRWLITAARARSEKTMAGRLSGELMDAAQNRGNAVKKREDTHRMAEANRAFSHYRW; encoded by the coding sequence ATGTCCCGTCGTCGTCGCCCAGAAAAGCGCGAGATTCTCCCCGATCCCAAGTTCGGGGACATCACCCTGTCCAAGTTCATGAATTCGGTCATGCTGGACGGTAAGAAGTCGGTCGCCGAGAGCATTGTCTACGGCGCGCTCGACAACGTCGAAGCCCGCCTGAAGCGTGAGCCTATCGCGGTCTTCCACGAAGCGCTCAACAATGTCCGTCCGGGCATCGAGGTCCGCAGCCGCCGCGTCGGCGGTGCGACCTACCAGGTCCCGGTCGAGGTCCGTGACGTTCGCGCCCAGGCGCTGGCGATCCGCTGGCTGATCACCGCCGCCCGCGCGCGGTCGGAGAAGACCATGGCCGGCCGCCTGTCGGGCGAGCTGATGGACGCCGCGCAGAACCGCGGCAACGCCGTCAAGAAGCGCGAAGACACGCACCGCATGGCCGAAGCGAACCGCGCCTTCAGCCACTACCGCTGGTAA
- the rpsL gene encoding 30S ribosomal protein S12, with protein MPTINQLIRKGREPQKAKSKVPAMEQNPQKRGVCTRVYTTTPKKPNSALRKVAKVRLTNSREVISYIPGEGHNLQEHSVVLIRGGRVRDLPGVRYHVLRGVLDTQGVKDRKQSRSKYGAKRPK; from the coding sequence ATGCCAACGATCAACCAGCTGATCCGCAAGGGTCGCGAGCCGCAGAAGGCCAAGTCCAAGGTCCCAGCGATGGAACAGAACCCGCAAAAGCGCGGCGTCTGCACCCGTGTCTACACCACGACCCCGAAGAAGCCGAACTCGGCGCTGCGCAAGGTGGCCAAGGTCCGCCTGACCAACAGCCGCGAAGTCATCAGCTACATTCCGGGCGAGGGCCACAACCTGCAGGAGCACAGCGTCGTCCTGATCCGCGGCGGCCGTGTGCGCGACCTTCCGGGCGTGCGCTACCACGTGCTTCGCGGCGTGCTCGACACGCAGGGCGTCAAGGACCGCAAGCAGAGCCGTTCGAAGTACGGCGCCAAGCGGCCCAAGTAA
- a CDS encoding MerR family transcriptional regulator, whose product MTTPLDIRDVARQTGLTSRALRFYEARGLVAPLRTHSGRRLYGPAELEQLNRVLALKKAGLTLAQIERLTRGQSLPLAALIDAQLAVINDRTAELAEARALLVSVKSRIDRGEPVDAATFCSLIRHEELTMTKEQWDKVSDQYLTPEAKADFAASQMPEGFDQAAYSAKWADLGARAKAMIPLGPDSPEAGAIYDEWQDLLAPFKAMATPAMAAGVTAMYEKMGEWQDRPEAPSPGFDADTFRFIQEVGRRRQG is encoded by the coding sequence ATGACGACCCCGCTCGACATCCGCGACGTCGCTCGCCAGACCGGGCTGACCAGCCGCGCCCTGCGCTTCTACGAAGCGCGCGGGCTGGTGGCGCCGTTGCGGACCCACAGCGGCCGGCGACTCTACGGTCCCGCCGAACTCGAGCAATTGAACCGCGTGCTCGCGCTCAAGAAGGCCGGGTTGACGCTGGCGCAGATCGAGCGGCTGACGCGGGGGCAGAGCCTGCCGCTGGCCGCGCTGATCGACGCCCAGCTTGCCGTCATTAACGATCGCACGGCCGAACTCGCCGAGGCGCGAGCGCTGCTGGTGTCGGTCAAGTCACGCATCGACCGCGGCGAGCCCGTCGATGCCGCGACCTTCTGCTCGCTGATCCGACATGAGGAACTGACCATGACCAAGGAACAATGGGACAAGGTGTCCGACCAATATCTGACGCCCGAGGCCAAGGCCGACTTCGCCGCCAGCCAGATGCCCGAGGGCTTCGACCAGGCGGCCTACAGCGCCAAATGGGCCGATCTCGGCGCGCGGGCCAAGGCGATGATCCCGCTCGGCCCCGACAGCCCCGAGGCCGGCGCCATCTACGACGAATGGCAAGATCTGCTCGCCCCGTTCAAGGCGATGGCGACCCCGGCGATGGCCGCCGGGGTGACCGCCATGTACGAGAAGATGGGCGAGTGGCAGGACCGGCCCGAGGCGCCGTCGCCGGGCTTCGACGCCGACACCTTCCGCTTTATCCAGGAGGTCGGCCGGCGCCGCCAGGGCTGA
- a CDS encoding cupin domain-containing protein gives MKRGFCDDLEELTIANNDFRRVLYTGEHLQLVLMSLAAGEEIGEEVHEDRDQFFRFEEGEGVVVIDGKENAVKEDVAVIVPAGARHNVKNTTDEPLQFYTLYGPPEHKDGTVHKDKAQAERDHDQDEWDGKTTE, from the coding sequence ATGAAGCGCGGTTTCTGCGACGATCTTGAAGAACTGACGATCGCCAACAACGACTTTCGCCGCGTGCTCTACACCGGCGAGCATCTCCAGCTCGTCCTGATGAGCTTGGCTGCCGGTGAGGAAATCGGCGAGGAAGTGCACGAAGACCGCGACCAGTTCTTCCGCTTTGAGGAAGGCGAGGGAGTGGTGGTCATCGACGGCAAGGAGAATGCCGTGAAGGAAGACGTGGCGGTTATCGTCCCCGCCGGCGCCCGCCACAACGTCAAGAACACCACCGACGAGCCGCTGCAATTCTACACGCTCTACGGACCGCCCGAGCATAAGGACGGGACGGTCCACAAGGACAAGGCGCAGGCGGAACGCGACCACGATCAGGACGAATGGGACGGCAAGACGACCGAATAG
- the lpdA gene encoding dihydrolipoyl dehydrogenase, whose protein sequence is MAEQYDVIVLGSGPGGYVAAIRCAQLGLKTAIVERENLGGICLNWGCIPTKALLRSAEVLHYMQHADAYGLIAGGEAKADLGKVVARSRAVAKQLNQGVTHLMKKNKIAVHMGSGVLTAKDKLTVTGADGKATELQAKNIILATGARARDLPFAKADGERIWTYRHAMTPKEMPTDLLVIGSGAIGIEFASFYNDLGAKVTVVEMLDRIVPVEDKDVSDALAKSLTKQGITILAGAGVESLKSDGQGIAATIKTKDGKAAEQRFSHCIVAVGIVPNTENIGLEALGVTTDRGFLKTDPMCRTNVPGLWAIGDITAPPWLAHKASHEGIIAAEAIAQSLGNKDVHPHAMDPKNIPGCTYCHPQVASVGLTEAKAKEAGYEVRVGKFPAIGNGKAIALGEVEGFIKTVFDAKTGELLGAHMIGAEVTELIQGYTVGKTAELVEQDFIETVYPHPTLSEMMHESVLAAYDRVIHI, encoded by the coding sequence ATGGCTGAGCAATATGATGTCATCGTCCTCGGCTCGGGCCCTGGCGGCTATGTCGCGGCGATCCGCTGCGCGCAGCTTGGGCTCAAGACCGCGATCGTCGAGCGCGAGAATCTGGGGGGCATCTGCCTCAACTGGGGCTGCATCCCGACCAAGGCGCTGCTCCGCTCGGCCGAGGTGCTTCACTACATGCAGCACGCCGACGCCTACGGCCTGATCGCCGGGGGCGAGGCCAAGGCCGACCTCGGCAAGGTCGTCGCGCGTAGCCGGGCGGTCGCCAAGCAACTCAATCAGGGCGTCACGCACCTGATGAAGAAGAACAAGATCGCGGTGCACATGGGGTCGGGCGTCCTGACCGCGAAGGACAAGCTCACGGTAACCGGCGCCGACGGCAAGGCGACCGAGCTTCAGGCGAAGAACATCATCCTCGCCACCGGCGCGCGCGCCCGCGACCTGCCCTTCGCCAAGGCCGACGGCGAGCGGATCTGGACCTATCGCCATGCGATGACTCCCAAGGAGATGCCGACCGACCTGCTGGTCATCGGCTCGGGCGCGATCGGGATCGAGTTCGCCAGCTTCTACAACGACTTGGGCGCCAAGGTGACCGTGGTCGAGATGCTCGATCGGATCGTGCCGGTGGAGGACAAGGACGTCAGCGACGCGCTCGCCAAGTCGCTGACCAAGCAGGGCATCACCATCCTTGCCGGGGCCGGGGTCGAAAGCCTCAAGAGCGACGGCCAGGGCATTGCCGCGACGATCAAGACCAAGGACGGCAAGGCCGCCGAGCAGCGTTTCTCGCACTGCATCGTCGCGGTCGGGATCGTCCCGAATACCGAGAATATCGGATTGGAAGCGCTCGGCGTCACGACCGACCGCGGCTTCCTCAAGACCGATCCGATGTGCCGCACCAACGTGCCGGGCTTGTGGGCGATCGGCGACATCACCGCGCCGCCGTGGCTGGCGCACAAGGCGAGCCACGAGGGCATCATCGCCGCCGAGGCGATCGCGCAGAGCCTCGGCAACAAGGACGTCCACCCGCACGCGATGGACCCCAAGAACATCCCCGGCTGCACCTATTGTCATCCGCAGGTCGCCAGCGTCGGCCTGACCGAAGCCAAGGCCAAGGAAGCCGGCTACGAGGTCCGCGTCGGCAAGTTCCCGGCGATCGGCAACGGCAAGGCAATCGCGCTGGGTGAGGTCGAGGGCTTTATCAAGACGGTGTTCGACGCCAAGACCGGCGAATTGCTCGGCGCGCATATGATCGGCGCCGAGGTGACCGAGCTCATCCAGGGCTACACCGTCGGCAAGACCGCCGAACTGGTCGAGCAGGATTTCATCGAGACCGTCTACCCCCACCCGACCCTGTCGGAGATGATGCACGAGAGCGTGCTCGCCGCCTACGACCGGGTGATCCACATCTAG
- a CDS encoding acyl-CoA thioesterase, producing MPTDTNPYGGVFGGWLMGQMGLACGSFASRHSAGKAILVAADGLKFPGAMAVGDELSVYVDLVKQGRTSLLLKAEAVGRARDGDLETVVAEGEFTFVALDEHNRPRPIAAEEASNG from the coding sequence ATGCCGACCGACACCAACCCCTATGGCGGCGTGTTCGGGGGCTGGCTGATGGGCCAGATGGGGCTCGCCTGCGGGTCGTTCGCCTCGCGGCACAGCGCGGGCAAGGCGATCCTGGTGGCAGCCGATGGGCTCAAGTTCCCCGGCGCGATGGCGGTCGGGGATGAGCTCAGTGTCTATGTCGACCTGGTGAAGCAGGGCCGCACCTCGCTGCTGCTCAAGGCCGAAGCGGTCGGGCGCGCGCGCGACGGCGATCTTGAAACAGTCGTGGCGGAGGGCGAGTTCACCTTCGTCGCGCTCGATGAACACAACCGACCGCGTCCGATCGCGGCAGAGGAAGCAAGCAATGGCTGA
- a CDS encoding pyruvate dehydrogenase complex dihydrolipoamide acetyltransferase, translated as MATELKMPALSPTMEEGTLAKWLVKEGDSVKSGDILAEIETDKATMEFEAVDEGTVAKILVPEGTDGVKVGAPIALIAGEGEDASAAAAAAPAAPAPAAPPAAPAPKADAPASPAPAPAAPTPAPVETPAAPAQAAAPHAASGDRVKASPLARRLAQAQNIDLSTLTGSGPGGRIVRADLGKAAGGAAAQPAAAAPAAATASAPAAEAPAQPFTTDIPHEVAKLSNMRKTIARRLSEAKREIPHIYLTVDVRLDPLLKLRGELNASLSGRGVKLSVNDMLIKALALALEAVPECNVSFTPGELIKYSRADISVAVSIPGGLITPIITDAAAKSMSKISTEMHELAGRAKEGKLQPNEYQGGTASISNMGMYGIKQFDAVINPPQAMILAVGAGEKRPYVVGDELAVATVMSVTGSFDHRAIDGADGARLMKTLKELVENPLGLVA; from the coding sequence ATGGCGACCGAACTCAAGATGCCCGCGCTGTCCCCCACCATGGAGGAGGGCACGCTCGCCAAGTGGCTGGTCAAGGAAGGCGACTCGGTGAAGAGCGGGGACATCCTCGCCGAGATCGAGACCGACAAGGCGACGATGGAGTTCGAGGCGGTCGACGAGGGCACCGTCGCCAAGATCCTCGTTCCCGAGGGCACCGATGGGGTGAAGGTCGGCGCGCCGATCGCCCTGATCGCCGGCGAGGGCGAAGATGCCAGCGCGGCTGCTGCTGCAGCGCCCGCCGCTCCTGCACCGGCTGCTCCGCCAGCCGCGCCGGCCCCTAAGGCCGATGCGCCGGCATCGCCTGCACCCGCGCCCGCCGCGCCTACTCCAGCCCCTGTCGAGACCCCGGCCGCGCCCGCCCAGGCGGCGGCTCCGCACGCCGCGAGCGGTGACCGGGTCAAGGCCAGCCCGCTCGCCCGACGGCTGGCGCAGGCGCAGAACATCGACCTGTCGACCCTGACCGGTAGTGGTCCCGGCGGCCGCATCGTCCGCGCTGACCTCGGCAAGGCTGCCGGCGGTGCCGCCGCGCAGCCCGCCGCCGCCGCGCCGGCCGCCGCGACCGCGTCGGCCCCGGCCGCCGAGGCGCCCGCGCAGCCGTTCACGACCGACATCCCGCACGAGGTCGCCAAGCTCTCGAACATGCGCAAGACGATCGCGCGCCGCCTGTCCGAGGCGAAGCGTGAGATCCCGCACATCTACCTTACCGTCGATGTCCGGTTGGATCCGCTGCTCAAGCTACGCGGCGAACTCAACGCGAGCCTGTCGGGCCGCGGGGTCAAGCTCAGCGTCAACGACATGCTGATCAAGGCGCTCGCCCTCGCCCTCGAGGCGGTGCCCGAGTGCAACGTCAGCTTCACCCCCGGCGAGCTCATCAAGTACAGCCGCGCCGATATCTCGGTTGCGGTGAGCATCCCCGGCGGCCTCATCACCCCGATCATCACCGACGCCGCCGCCAAGTCGATGAGCAAGATCTCGACCGAGATGCACGAGCTCGCCGGCCGCGCCAAGGAAGGCAAGCTGCAGCCCAACGAATATCAGGGCGGCACCGCGTCGATCAGCAACATGGGCATGTACGGCATCAAGCAGTTCGACGCCGTCATCAACCCGCCCCAGGCGATGATCCTCGCGGTCGGCGCGGGCGAGAAGCGGCCTTATGTCGTTGGCGACGAACTCGCCGTCGCTACCGTGATGAGCGTCACCGGCAGCTTCGACCACCGCGCGATCGACGGCGCCGACGGCGCCCGCCTGATGAAGACGCTCAAGGAACTGGTGGAGAACCCGCTGGGGCTGGTGGCTTAG
- a CDS encoding universal stress protein: MDSPKRTYLVVIDDSPEARQALRFAARRAAKTDGAIEVLAITEPQDFVQWGGVQAAIEEEQRLRIEGSVSSAVGEIVDAAGITPNIMVQAGDPVTVVRALIGTRDDIAALVLGATPSGSPGVMVAAFAGTDAGKLPCPVMIIPGGLSDERLEQLS; the protein is encoded by the coding sequence ATGGACAGCCCCAAGCGCACCTATCTGGTGGTGATCGATGACAGCCCCGAGGCGCGTCAGGCGCTGCGCTTCGCCGCGCGCCGCGCCGCCAAGACCGATGGCGCGATCGAGGTGCTGGCGATCACCGAGCCGCAGGATTTCGTCCAATGGGGCGGGGTTCAGGCGGCGATCGAGGAAGAACAACGGCTGCGGATCGAGGGCAGCGTGTCGAGCGCGGTCGGCGAGATCGTCGATGCTGCCGGGATCACGCCCAACATCATGGTCCAGGCGGGCGATCCGGTGACCGTCGTCCGCGCGCTCATCGGCACCCGCGACGACATCGCCGCGCTGGTCCTCGGCGCCACCCCCAGCGGCTCCCCCGGCGTGATGGTCGCCGCCTTCGCCGGCACCGACGCGGGCAAGCTCCCCTGCCCGGTGATGATCATTCCCGGCGGCCTCAGCGACGAGCGGCTTGAGCAGCTTAGCTGA
- a CDS encoding GAF domain-containing protein — protein MYDFKITAADKPTAYRDLLLALEGLTTGEPDPIANMANAAALIWESLPDLNWAGFYRNVGGELVLGPFQGRPACIRIPFGKGVCGTAAAEQRVQRIDDVNAFPGHIACDAASESELVVPLVREGELIAVLDLDSPQKARFDAEDEAGCVALCELLARVL, from the coding sequence ATGTACGACTTCAAGATCACCGCGGCCGACAAGCCCACCGCCTACCGCGACCTGCTGCTTGCGCTCGAGGGGCTGACCACCGGCGAACCCGATCCCATCGCCAACATGGCCAATGCCGCGGCGCTGATCTGGGAGAGCCTGCCCGACCTCAACTGGGCGGGCTTCTACCGCAATGTCGGCGGCGAACTGGTGCTCGGACCGTTCCAGGGCCGCCCCGCCTGCATCCGCATCCCGTTTGGCAAGGGCGTCTGCGGCACCGCCGCGGCCGAGCAGCGCGTCCAGCGGATCGACGACGTCAACGCCTTCCCCGGCCACATCGCCTGCGACGCGGCGAGCGAGAGCGAGCTGGTCGTCCCGCTCGTGCGCGAGGGCGAGCTGATCGCCGTGCTCGACCTCGACAGCCCGCAAAAAGCCCGCTTCGACGCGGAGGACGAAGCGGGCTGTGTTGCGCTGTGCGAGCTGCTCGCCCGCGTGCTGTAG
- the arfB gene encoding alternative ribosome rescue aminoacyl-tRNA hydrolase ArfB, with product MSPGEVVIPEDALSERFLAATGPGGQNVNKVATACQLRVDVYRLGLPPHAYEKLKSLAGSKLTTGGELIITARNYRTQEANREDARRRLAELIAAAYVRQARRRPTKPSRAAKAKRVETKKGRGAVKAGRGRVTDY from the coding sequence GTGAGCCCGGGCGAGGTCGTCATTCCCGAGGACGCGCTGTCCGAGCGCTTCCTCGCCGCGACCGGCCCCGGCGGGCAGAACGTCAATAAGGTCGCTACCGCCTGCCAGCTGCGGGTCGACGTCTATCGCCTCGGCTTGCCGCCTCACGCCTATGAGAAATTGAAGTCGCTGGCGGGAAGCAAACTGACCACCGGCGGCGAGCTGATTATCACTGCGCGCAACTATCGCACCCAGGAAGCCAATCGCGAGGATGCGCGCCGCCGGCTGGCCGAGCTGATCGCCGCCGCTTATGTCCGCCAGGCCCGCCGCCGCCCGACCAAGCCAAGCCGCGCCGCCAAGGCGAAACGGGTCGAGACGAAAAAGGGGAGGGGCGCGGTCAAGGCCGGACGGGGACGCGTGACGGATTACTGA
- a CDS encoding RluA family pseudouridine synthase produces MSLSDRIIFIDAEALVIDKPAGLPVDRPRAGGPSVESRIDELKCGFQRPPVAMHRLDQDTSGCLLLARNPKAVKRIQASFEAGEVRKSYLAVVAGELAETEGLIDLPLAKVSSERDGWRMTVEEGGKPSRTRWRRIAVAEGQSLVELRPETGRTHQLRIHAARGLHAPIVGDPVYGGASARGGAMVEPGAGMLLHAWRLAVPRAPREEIDVTAAVPERFGRWRELLP; encoded by the coding sequence ATGTCCCTTTCCGACCGGATCATCTTCATCGACGCCGAAGCTCTGGTGATCGACAAGCCGGCCGGACTGCCGGTCGATCGCCCGCGCGCAGGCGGGCCGAGCGTTGAGAGTCGGATCGACGAGCTCAAGTGCGGCTTCCAGCGGCCGCCGGTCGCGATGCACCGGCTCGACCAGGATACCAGCGGCTGCCTGCTGCTGGCGCGCAACCCCAAGGCGGTGAAGCGCATCCAGGCGAGCTTCGAGGCGGGCGAGGTGCGCAAATCCTACCTCGCGGTTGTCGCCGGGGAGTTGGCCGAGACGGAGGGCCTGATCGACCTCCCGCTGGCCAAGGTCTCCAGCGAGCGCGACGGCTGGCGCATGACGGTCGAGGAGGGCGGCAAGCCCTCGCGCACCCGGTGGCGGCGGATCGCGGTCGCCGAGGGCCAGTCGCTGGTCGAGCTTCGCCCCGAGACCGGCCGCACCCACCAGCTGCGCATCCACGCCGCGCGCGGGCTCCACGCGCCGATCGTCGGCGATCCCGTCTACGGCGGGGCGAGCGCGCGTGGCGGAGCGATGGTCGAGCCGGGCGCGGGCATGCTGCTCCACGCCTGGCGGCTCGCCGTGCCGCGCGCGCCACGCGAGGAGATCGACGTCACCGCCGCCGTCCCCGAGCGCTTCGGCCGCTGGCGCGAGCTGCTGCCGTGA